In Nitratireductor basaltis, the following are encoded in one genomic region:
- a CDS encoding SDR family NAD(P)-dependent oxidoreductase, with protein sequence MTSIHVITGATSGLGLAIARRLASKPGGRMIAGARRPESATELKRTAKADRIEVLALDTSSLASVRNFVSQVRANIGSDRIASVICVAGLQPLGPRRTTADGFDEVFATNVLGHIALVDGLLDRLAPNAAVITIGSGTHDPSNKLAARAGFMGADFTDAKAAAAGRSSRRDRDEREQALDRYATSKLCAIYHATAAATEKSFADARFYCFDPGLMPGTSLAREQNASVQFVWKRLMPVLRHFVEGVSSPEISARLIVDDLVPGDTRYRSGSHIEFTGKVAPASQQANDLAAAKRFLEDARALLAHPPRRSPPGRSNQKGSTLPIAT encoded by the coding sequence ATGACGTCCATACACGTAATAACCGGAGCGACTTCGGGCCTTGGCCTTGCCATAGCGCGACGGCTTGCATCCAAACCGGGCGGACGCATGATCGCAGGCGCAAGGCGCCCGGAAAGCGCGACGGAGCTGAAGCGAACTGCAAAGGCCGACAGAATCGAGGTCCTGGCTCTTGATACATCGTCGCTGGCATCTGTTCGAAACTTCGTGTCGCAGGTCCGGGCAAATATCGGATCGGACCGCATCGCTTCGGTAATCTGCGTGGCAGGTCTTCAACCTCTAGGGCCGCGACGCACTACGGCTGACGGCTTTGACGAGGTGTTTGCCACCAATGTCCTTGGTCATATCGCGCTGGTCGATGGTCTGCTTGATCGACTGGCTCCGAATGCCGCAGTCATAACCATCGGAAGCGGCACGCATGATCCCTCCAACAAGCTGGCGGCAAGGGCCGGATTCATGGGTGCAGACTTTACTGATGCGAAGGCTGCGGCGGCAGGCCGAAGCAGCCGCCGGGATCGGGACGAGCGCGAACAGGCACTGGACCGCTATGCCACTTCCAAGCTTTGCGCGATCTATCACGCGACGGCAGCGGCAACTGAGAAAAGCTTCGCGGATGCCCGCTTCTATTGCTTTGATCCAGGGCTCATGCCGGGTACTTCGCTTGCCCGGGAACAAAACGCCTCCGTCCAGTTCGTCTGGAAGCGGCTGATGCCGGTCCTTCGCCATTTTGTCGAGGGTGTAAGTTCACCCGAGATCTCTGCCCGGCTGATTGTGGACGACCTCGTTCCAGGGGACACCCGATACCGGTCTGGAAGCCATATCGAGTTCACTGGAAAAGTTGCCCCGGCGAGCCAACAAGCGAATGATCTGGCTGCAGCCAAACGATTTCTCGAGGATGCTCGTGCTCTCCTGGCTCATCCACCCCGACGATCGCCGCCGGGCCGCAGCAACCAAAAGGGTTCAACCTTGCCTATTGCTACGTAG
- a CDS encoding Na+/H+ antiporter subunit B, which yields MRTLIFRTVAPYLTSLMVLFSIFVLLRGHNEPGGGFIGGLIAASAFAIYGIACGVAPVRRSLYFHPMAISGAGLLISALSGLFSMMFGVPFLTGLWTKLEIGAIALDLSTVLFFDIGVYLVVVGSITSIALALEEREHA from the coding sequence ATGCGCACACTGATTTTCCGCACCGTTGCGCCTTACCTGACCAGCCTGATGGTGCTCTTCTCCATCTTCGTGCTTCTGCGCGGCCACAATGAGCCGGGCGGCGGCTTCATCGGCGGGCTGATTGCGGCCTCGGCATTCGCCATCTACGGCATAGCCTGTGGTGTCGCGCCTGTGCGTCGGTCGCTTTATTTCCACCCCATGGCGATTTCAGGCGCGGGCCTTCTCATCTCCGCGTTGTCCGGACTGTTCTCGATGATGTTCGGGGTGCCGTTCCTGACAGGGCTCTGGACCAAGCTTGAAATTGGCGCCATCGCGCTGGATCTGTCCACCGTGCTGTTCTTCGATATCGGCGTCTATCTCGTGGTCGTGGGGTCGATCACCTCGATCGCGCTCGCGCTGGAAGAAAGGGAGCATGCCTGA
- a CDS encoding c-type cytochrome — protein MRTLILSIFAVSLSATAVTAADDPVAARKLLMQSAAAAAGVSGGMMKGDIDYNPAIAKSAIATLNAVSHTYGDFFPEGTSEGDTTASPKIWEDAAGWQAALEKFQGDTSAAAEASGKDGPADLAAFQQAIGPVLGNCKSCHENFRVQKN, from the coding sequence ATGCGGACCTTGATCCTATCCATATTTGCAGTGAGTTTGAGTGCGACGGCAGTTACTGCCGCTGATGATCCGGTGGCAGCGCGCAAGCTGCTGATGCAGTCGGCGGCTGCGGCGGCAGGCGTTTCCGGTGGCATGATGAAGGGTGACATCGACTACAACCCGGCCATCGCGAAATCGGCGATCGCCACGCTCAATGCCGTTTCGCACACCTATGGCGATTTCTTCCCCGAGGGCACGAGCGAAGGTGATACCACCGCTTCTCCCAAGATCTGGGAAGATGCTGCAGGCTGGCAGGCGGCGCTTGAGAAGTTCCAGGGTGACACATCTGCCGCCGCCGAAGCTTCCGGCAAGGATGGCCCTGCAGACCTCGCAGCATTCCAGCAGGCAATCGGCCCGGTCTTGGGCAATTGCAAGAGCTGCCATGAGAATTTCCGCGTTCAGAAGAACTAG
- a CDS encoding MarR family winged helix-turn-helix transcriptional regulator encodes MTTCITKQAAELRRAIGLLSRRFKSAEAEVGSGKLLNPLDMQILLFVADQPTCMATEVARHLMVAATTMSSATDRLTRQGLLSRERPDDNRRAVSLSLTDAGQAYVSALVRVQTDHCQSMLEKLSPEERDQFIRIFAKISYYDY; translated from the coding sequence ATGACAACATGTATCACAAAACAGGCAGCAGAGCTCCGCCGCGCCATCGGCCTCCTGTCGCGGCGTTTCAAGAGCGCCGAAGCGGAAGTCGGGTCGGGAAAGCTGCTCAACCCTCTCGACATGCAGATATTGTTGTTCGTTGCAGACCAACCAACCTGCATGGCGACAGAAGTAGCGCGCCATTTGATGGTTGCGGCGACAACGATGTCCTCGGCGACCGACCGGTTGACGCGTCAGGGGCTTCTTTCGCGAGAACGGCCGGATGACAACCGCCGGGCGGTTTCCCTATCGCTGACAGATGCAGGTCAGGCATATGTATCAGCGCTTGTGCGGGTTCAGACGGATCACTGCCAATCCATGCTTGAAAAACTCTCGCCAGAGGAACGGGACCAGTTCATCCGTATCTTCGCGAAAATCTCATACTACGATTATTGA
- a CDS encoding putative monovalent cation/H+ antiporter subunit A, translating to MAADGQWLTFLALILPFLGAAVAPVLTRMMGANAAWVLALLPLYLFVHFLGFLGAVADGGTVSGGYAWIESLDISFSWFIDGLSLTFALLITGIGTLIVLYAGGYLKGHPMQGRFFSFILMFMGAMQGLVIADSFLALFVFWELTSITSFLLIGFDHVRAASRRAALQALVVTGLGGLSLLAGLLVIWGATGENSLSGLLESGSALRDAPLYMAALLLILGGAFTKSAQFPFHFWLPNAMEAPTPVSAYLHSATMVKAGVYLLMRLNPVLGETLAWETILPIFGGTTLIVGTLLAVRQTDLKLMLAYTTVASLGLLVMLTGFGSEKAVEAAVLYLIAHSMFKGALFMVAGLIDHEAGTRDVTRLGGLRSAMPITFTAALLAAFSMGGLPPFFGFLAKEEIYYGLWTGDGWGLLLTLVALVGNGLMFAIGFAVALKPFLGEKVETPKHAHEGPVLLWLGPVVLAAAGLLTAIFSATSHFFLTSPMASAVAGTPVEATISVVPHIGLALFLSLLTVAFGIAAYMLIERLRSGMVSLLAAIGWGPDKGFDQFVTGSVKASSAITRIIQNGRLDFYTTATFTALALALIVPMVMFGELPAMPKWPELPFYEWAILAIAFIGLGAILHARDRLTAIVSLGIQGFAVAVLFMLLGAPDLSFTQFMVETLSVVILALVMTRLRLSPADHRPGREKAIDISVAALCGGALALLLLQITQLPFNPYLSEFFAENARVIAHGRNIVNVIIVDFRGVDTLGEIGVVMIAGLAILALVRIRSGKRWPEPAPAEGEK from the coding sequence ATGGCGGCGGACGGTCAGTGGCTGACATTCTTGGCTCTCATCCTGCCCTTTCTGGGTGCGGCTGTAGCCCCTGTGCTGACAAGGATGATGGGCGCGAATGCAGCCTGGGTACTGGCTTTGCTCCCGCTCTATCTGTTCGTTCATTTTCTGGGGTTCCTGGGTGCAGTCGCTGATGGCGGCACGGTTTCGGGCGGCTATGCCTGGATCGAGAGCCTCGACATCTCCTTCTCCTGGTTCATTGACGGCCTGTCGCTGACCTTTGCTCTGCTGATCACCGGCATCGGTACACTGATCGTGCTTTATGCCGGCGGCTATCTGAAGGGGCACCCGATGCAGGGGCGCTTCTTCTCCTTTATCCTGATGTTCATGGGTGCGATGCAGGGGCTGGTGATTGCCGACAGCTTCCTTGCGCTCTTTGTCTTCTGGGAACTGACCTCGATCACCTCCTTCCTGCTGATCGGCTTCGACCATGTGCGCGCGGCCTCGCGCCGCGCGGCCCTGCAGGCGCTGGTGGTTACGGGCCTTGGTGGCCTTTCGCTGCTGGCAGGGCTTCTGGTGATCTGGGGTGCAACCGGCGAAAATTCGCTGTCCGGCCTTCTGGAAAGCGGCAGCGCGCTGCGCGACGCGCCGCTCTACATGGCTGCTCTCCTCTTGATCCTGGGCGGTGCCTTTACGAAATCGGCGCAGTTTCCGTTCCATTTCTGGCTTCCCAACGCGATGGAAGCGCCTACGCCCGTGTCGGCCTATCTGCATTCGGCCACCATGGTGAAGGCCGGTGTCTATCTTCTGATGCGCCTCAATCCGGTGCTGGGCGAGACGCTCGCATGGGAGACGATCCTGCCCATCTTCGGTGGCACGACGCTGATCGTCGGCACGCTGCTTGCCGTGCGCCAGACGGATCTCAAGCTGATGCTGGCCTATACGACGGTCGCCTCGCTTGGCCTGCTCGTCATGCTGACGGGCTTCGGCTCGGAAAAGGCCGTGGAAGCCGCGGTCCTCTACCTGATCGCGCATTCCATGTTCAAGGGCGCGCTCTTCATGGTCGCAGGCCTGATCGATCACGAGGCGGGAACGCGTGACGTGACAAGGCTGGGCGGGTTGCGTTCGGCCATGCCGATCACCTTCACTGCAGCTTTGCTTGCGGCATTCTCGATGGGTGGTCTGCCGCCCTTCTTCGGCTTCCTCGCCAAGGAAGAGATCTATTACGGCCTGTGGACGGGCGACGGCTGGGGACTGTTGCTGACGCTGGTCGCCCTCGTCGGTAACGGACTGATGTTTGCCATCGGTTTCGCGGTGGCGCTGAAGCCGTTCCTGGGCGAGAAGGTGGAAACGCCCAAACATGCCCATGAGGGGCCTGTGCTGCTCTGGCTTGGACCCGTTGTCCTGGCAGCGGCCGGCCTGCTGACCGCCATCTTCTCGGCAACCAGCCATTTCTTTCTCACAAGTCCCATGGCAAGTGCGGTGGCAGGAACGCCTGTTGAAGCGACCATTTCCGTGGTCCCGCATATCGGCCTGGCCCTTTTCCTATCCCTGCTCACCGTCGCCTTCGGCATTGCAGCCTATATGCTGATCGAGCGCCTGCGTTCAGGCATGGTCTCCCTGCTCGCCGCCATAGGCTGGGGACCGGACAAGGGCTTCGACCAGTTCGTTACCGGTTCGGTCAAGGCTTCGAGCGCGATCACCCGCATTATCCAGAACGGCAGGCTCGACTTCTACACGACCGCCACCTTCACCGCGCTGGCGCTGGCGCTGATCGTGCCGATGGTGATGTTCGGCGAATTGCCCGCAATGCCGAAATGGCCCGAACTGCCATTTTACGAATGGGCGATCCTGGCCATCGCCTTTATCGGCCTTGGTGCGATACTGCATGCGCGCGACCGGCTGACGGCCATCGTCTCACTGGGTATCCAGGGCTTCGCCGTCGCCGTGCTGTTCATGCTTCTGGGCGCGCCGGATCTCTCCTTCACCCAGTTCATGGTGGAAACGCTTTCGGTCGTCATCCTTGCCCTTGTCATGACGAGGCTGCGCCTTTCGCCGGCCGATCACAGGCCGGGACGCGAGAAGGCGATTGATATCTCCGTTGCGGCACTTTGCGGCGGCGCACTGGCATTGCTTCTGCTGCAGATCACCCAGCTTCCGTTCAACCCGTATCTCAGCGAGTTCTTCGCCGAGAATGCCCGCGTCATCGCTCACGGCCGCAATATCGTGAATGTCATCATCGTCGACTTCCGCGGCGTGGATACGCTGGGCGAAATCGGCGTGGTGATGATCGCGGGTCTCGCGATCCTTGCGCTGGTGCGCATCCGCTCGGGCAAGCGCTGGCCAGAGCCAGCTCCGGCAGAAGGGGAGAAGTGA
- a CDS encoding S9 family peptidase, with protein MNKIFFQSAPPQAARKPVEDTRFGITRRDDYAWLRAENWEEVLAAPEKLPEDIRTHLEAENAYQAAFMADTEELQETLIAEIKGRMEKAPVSSPLKRGPFAYGSGYREGADHPYFYRVPRDGGAEAILIDMNHHAEGTDFFTGTGIVSSPDHSLGLWGYDDKGSEFYSLRIRHFEDGVDLPEEIEKTSGYGYWNASGTGFYYVRLDDSFRPVDVLFHRIGTDPAEDLLIYHLDDPRFYLGIYGDMQYRHIFISIADSDSTELHVLPSDVPHSPPRLVLPRQERVHYQVEAADDRFFLLTQVDGAEDYKVVQGIWTGEELADLQEVVPHEPGRLIESISVLRDFFIREETVDGLTRIVVRDRESGEEHVIAMDEDVYTLSHHPGLEYDAGTILLDYSSPTTPWREYEYDLRSRERVLLKEQKIPSGHNPAHYVARREFARAEDGTLVPISLVHRADLKLDGSAPCLLEGYGAYGLTYPMGFSGARLSLVDRGFVVAFAHVRGGKEKGENWYRQGKMLNKRNSFSDFVASARHLVKENYTQHDRLVAEGASAGGLLMGASLNLAPDAFAGVVAKYAFVDVLNTILDDSLPLTPFEWLEWGNPVEDETAFNYIASYSPYDNLKPADYPPVLAMTGIADPRVGYWEPAKWIAKLREVSTSGAPALLRTSMGSGHFGASGRYGRLPDTAYGYAFVLKVTGMTNSRPVSPRQP; from the coding sequence ATGAACAAGATCTTTTTCCAGTCCGCTCCACCCCAGGCTGCCAGAAAACCGGTCGAAGACACCCGCTTTGGCATAACCCGCCGTGACGATTATGCATGGCTGCGCGCTGAGAACTGGGAAGAGGTTCTGGCAGCACCGGAAAAGCTGCCGGAGGATATCCGCACGCATCTTGAGGCCGAAAACGCCTATCAGGCGGCTTTCATGGCCGATACGGAAGAGCTTCAAGAGACGCTGATTGCCGAGATAAAAGGGCGAATGGAAAAGGCCCCCGTCTCCTCACCGCTCAAGCGCGGACCATTTGCCTATGGCAGCGGCTATCGGGAAGGCGCAGATCATCCCTATTTCTACCGGGTGCCACGCGATGGGGGAGCCGAGGCGATCCTCATCGACATGAACCATCATGCCGAGGGCACGGACTTCTTCACCGGCACGGGGATAGTGAGCTCGCCGGATCACAGTCTTGGGCTGTGGGGTTATGACGACAAGGGCTCGGAGTTCTACTCACTGCGCATTCGCCACTTTGAAGACGGGGTGGATCTCCCAGAGGAGATCGAGAAAACCAGCGGCTACGGCTACTGGAACGCCTCTGGCACGGGCTTCTATTACGTACGTCTCGATGACAGTTTCCGCCCGGTGGACGTGTTGTTTCACCGGATCGGCACGGATCCGGCAGAAGACCTGCTGATCTATCATCTCGATGATCCGCGGTTCTATCTCGGCATATATGGCGACATGCAATATCGCCATATCTTCATCTCCATCGCCGATAGCGATTCGACGGAACTGCATGTCCTGCCAAGTGACGTGCCGCACTCCCCTCCACGCCTCGTTCTGCCCCGCCAGGAGCGCGTGCATTATCAGGTCGAGGCGGCAGACGACCGCTTCTTCCTGCTGACACAGGTCGATGGCGCTGAAGATTACAAGGTCGTTCAAGGCATCTGGACGGGTGAGGAACTGGCAGACCTCCAGGAGGTCGTTCCACACGAACCGGGCCGCCTCATCGAGAGCATCTCGGTCCTGCGCGACTTCTTCATACGCGAGGAGACGGTGGATGGCCTCACACGCATCGTCGTGCGCGACCGAGAAAGCGGCGAAGAACATGTGATTGCCATGGACGAGGACGTCTATACGCTCAGCCATCACCCGGGTCTTGAATATGACGCTGGAACGATCCTCCTCGACTATTCCTCACCAACAACGCCCTGGCGCGAATATGAATATGATCTGCGCAGCCGTGAACGCGTTCTTCTGAAGGAACAGAAGATCCCCTCCGGTCACAATCCCGCGCATTATGTCGCGCGCCGGGAGTTTGCGCGCGCCGAAGACGGCACCTTGGTGCCGATCTCGCTTGTGCATCGCGCGGATCTGAAGCTCGACGGCTCGGCACCCTGCCTGCTGGAAGGCTATGGTGCGTACGGTCTTACATACCCGATGGGCTTTTCAGGTGCGCGGCTTTCGCTCGTCGACCGCGGTTTCGTCGTCGCCTTTGCCCATGTGCGCGGCGGCAAGGAAAAGGGCGAGAACTGGTATCGCCAGGGCAAGATGCTCAACAAGCGCAACAGTTTCTCAGACTTCGTGGCCTCTGCCCGCCATCTGGTGAAAGAGAATTATACGCAGCACGATCGCCTCGTGGCAGAGGGCGCCTCTGCGGGCGGCCTTCTCATGGGTGCTTCGCTCAATCTCGCCCCGGATGCCTTCGCCGGTGTTGTGGCCAAATACGCCTTTGTCGACGTGCTCAACACGATCCTGGACGACAGCCTGCCGCTCACACCCTTCGAGTGGCTGGAATGGGGCAATCCTGTCGAGGACGAGACGGCCTTCAACTACATCGCCAGCTATTCGCCCTATGACAATCTGAAGCCGGCCGACTACCCGCCGGTTCTTGCGATGACCGGCATTGCCGACCCGCGTGTCGGCTACTGGGAGCCGGCCAAATGGATCGCGAAACTGCGCGAGGTCTCCACTTCCGGCGCGCCCGCACTGCTGCGCACCAGCATGGGTTCTGGCCATTTCGGGGCGTCCGGCCGCTATGGACGGCTGCCCGACACCGCCTATGGCTATGCCTTCGTCCTGAAGGTCACCGGGATGACGAATAGCCGTCCGGTTTCGCCTCGACAGCCTTGA
- the msrB gene encoding peptide-methionine (R)-S-oxide reductase MsrB: MQDDTRLKIVKSDEEWRGQLTPEQYKVTRKHGTERAFTGPYWDSKEDGIYRCVCCDNPLFDSETKYDSGTGWPSYYAPVSPEAVSEHSDRSWFMTRTEVRCADCDAHLGHVFNDGPEPTGLRYCMNGHALKLEKREG; this comes from the coding sequence ATGCAAGACGACACAAGGCTGAAGATCGTAAAATCCGACGAGGAATGGCGCGGCCAATTGACGCCGGAGCAGTACAAGGTCACGCGCAAGCACGGCACCGAGCGCGCCTTCACCGGCCCTTACTGGGACAGCAAGGAAGACGGCATTTATCGATGTGTGTGCTGCGACAATCCGCTGTTCGATTCCGAGACCAAATATGACTCCGGCACCGGCTGGCCGAGCTATTATGCACCGGTCAGCCCCGAAGCGGTCAGCGAACATTCCGACCGCTCCTGGTTCATGACCCGGACGGAAGTGCGCTGCGCTGATTGTGACGCCCATCTCGGTCATGTGTTCAATGACGGACCGGAGCCAACCGGCCTGCGCTACTGCATGAACGGGCACGCTCTCAAACTTGAGAAGCGCGAAGGCTGA
- a CDS encoding superoxide dismutase has product MAFELPDLPYDYEALAPYMSKETLEYHHDKHHKAYVDNGNKLAAEAGMENLSLEEIVKQSHGKNPGLFNNAGQHYNHVHFWQWMKKDGGGNKLPEKLAKAIDSDLGGYDKFRADFINAGATQFGSGWAWVAVKDGKLAIMKTPNGENPLVHGASPILGVDVWEHSYYIDYRNARPKYLEAFVDNLINWDHVLEMYEKAVG; this is encoded by the coding sequence TACATGTCCAAGGAAACGCTTGAGTATCACCACGACAAGCACCACAAGGCCTATGTCGACAACGGCAACAAGCTTGCTGCCGAAGCCGGCATGGAAAACCTCTCCCTCGAGGAGATCGTGAAGCAGTCCCACGGCAAGAATCCGGGCCTCTTCAACAATGCCGGCCAGCACTACAACCACGTGCATTTCTGGCAGTGGATGAAGAAGGACGGCGGCGGCAACAAGCTGCCCGAGAAGCTTGCCAAGGCGATCGACAGCGATCTGGGCGGCTATGACAAGTTCCGCGCCGACTTCATCAATGCGGGCGCGACCCAGTTCGGCTCCGGCTGGGCATGGGTTGCCGTCAAGGACGGCAAGCTGGCCATCATGAAGACTCCGAACGGCGAAAACCCGCTTGTTCACGGTGCCTCACCGATCCTCGGCGTCGATGTGTGGGAGCACTCCTATTACATCGATTACCGCAATGCGCGCCCGAAATATCTCGAAGCCTTTGTGGACAATCTCATCAATTGGGACCACGTGCTCGAAATGTACGAAAAGGCTGTCGGCTGA
- a CDS encoding cytochrome c has translation MRKLAFAAAAVAVAAGAGFWFLTGPDRLEASEIASVESGDAARGEAVFWAGGCASCHAAPDAEGEARTELGGGLELATEFGTFVAPNISSHPEDGIGAWSEEDFLNAMMRGVSPDGRHYYPAFPYTSYARMDPQDVADLFAFMKTLPAVEGEAEDHQIGFPFNIRRGLGLWKALHLNSEPILALPDNAPEELLRGRYLVEGPGHCGECHSPRDFSGGIKRDEWLAGAVSAEGDGVVPNITPGEGGIESWSQSDIAYYLESGFTPDFDSVGGAMVSVQKNMAQLEDADRQAIAAYLKAVEAKPDGYSSSR, from the coding sequence ATGCGGAAACTGGCTTTCGCTGCCGCAGCAGTTGCTGTGGCCGCAGGCGCTGGCTTTTGGTTTCTCACAGGTCCGGATCGCCTGGAGGCATCCGAGATTGCCTCTGTGGAATCCGGCGATGCGGCGCGTGGTGAAGCGGTGTTCTGGGCAGGCGGCTGTGCCTCCTGCCACGCCGCACCTGATGCGGAAGGCGAGGCGCGAACGGAACTCGGCGGCGGGTTGGAGCTTGCCACCGAATTCGGGACCTTCGTTGCACCGAATATCTCCTCGCATCCCGAAGACGGTATCGGAGCGTGGAGCGAAGAGGATTTCCTCAACGCCATGATGCGCGGTGTCTCGCCGGATGGGCGCCATTACTATCCTGCCTTTCCCTACACCTCCTATGCGCGGATGGACCCGCAGGATGTGGCCGATCTCTTTGCCTTCATGAAAACACTGCCGGCGGTGGAAGGTGAGGCGGAAGACCATCAAATTGGCTTTCCCTTCAATATCCGACGTGGCCTGGGACTTTGGAAGGCGCTGCATCTGAACAGCGAGCCCATCCTGGCCTTGCCGGACAATGCGCCCGAAGAGCTTTTGCGCGGGCGCTATCTCGTGGAAGGTCCGGGCCATTGCGGCGAGTGTCACAGCCCACGCGATTTCTCCGGTGGCATCAAGCGGGATGAGTGGCTGGCGGGTGCCGTCTCCGCCGAGGGTGACGGCGTTGTGCCGAACATCACGCCCGGTGAGGGCGGGATTGAAAGCTGGTCGCAAAGCGACATCGCCTACTATCTCGAAAGCGGCTTCACGCCGGATTTCGATTCGGTCGGCGGCGCCATGGTCTCCGTCCAGAAGAACATGGCGCAGCTTGAAGATGCGGACCGTCAGGCCATCGCAGCCTATCTCAAGGCTGTCGAGGCGAAACCGGACGGCTATTCGTCATCCCGGTGA